A stretch of the Microcella sp. genome encodes the following:
- a CDS encoding RDD family protein, which yields MSGTAANLSQHDSERELLTGEAVALELRATSVILRMAGGIIDYLVYLVATGLFAWGVFSLAIDLGLDEALYAAVGILVVVIGLVLLPAVVETASQGKSLGRLALGDRIVRDDGGAISFRHAFIRSLVGVFEIVFTGGGLAVVVAMLNSRAKRLGDLLAGTYSQYERVSSVVAPVYGVPVELVEWASTADVARMPDALSRRIAQFLRQAGGHTASTRERLARDLATEAALYVSPVPGGDPELFLAGVAALRREREATALRLERARLDELQPTLAALPHGFPDRG from the coding sequence ATGTCTGGCACTGCGGCGAACCTGAGCCAGCACGACAGCGAGCGCGAGCTGCTTACGGGCGAAGCCGTGGCCCTCGAGCTGCGCGCCACGAGCGTCATTCTGCGCATGGCTGGCGGCATCATCGACTACCTGGTCTACCTCGTGGCGACCGGGCTCTTCGCCTGGGGTGTGTTCTCGCTCGCGATCGATCTCGGCCTCGACGAGGCGCTCTACGCCGCCGTCGGCATTCTCGTGGTCGTGATCGGCCTCGTGCTGCTGCCCGCCGTGGTCGAGACCGCGAGCCAGGGCAAGTCGCTCGGTCGCCTCGCCCTCGGCGACCGCATCGTGCGCGACGACGGCGGCGCCATCTCGTTTCGCCACGCGTTCATCCGCTCGCTCGTCGGCGTGTTCGAGATCGTCTTCACGGGCGGCGGTCTCGCCGTGGTCGTCGCGATGCTCAACTCGCGCGCCAAGCGGCTGGGCGACCTGCTCGCCGGCACCTACAGCCAGTACGAGCGGGTCTCGAGTGTGGTGGCGCCCGTCTACGGGGTTCCCGTCGAGCTCGTGGAATGGGCATCCACCGCTGACGTCGCCCGCATGCCCGACGCGCTGTCTCGCCGCATCGCCCAGTTCTTGCGGCAGGCGGGCGGCCACACGGCATCGACGCGCGAACGTCTCGCGCGCGACCTCGCGACCGAAGCCGCCCTCTACGTGTCGCCCGTGCCCGGTGGCGACCCCGAGCTCTTCCTCGCCGGCGTCGCCGCACTGCGCCGCGAGCGCGAGGCCACGGCGCTCAGGCTCGAGCGAGCGCGCCTCGACGAGCTGCAGCCGACGCTGGCCGCGCTGCCGCACGGGTTCCCTGATCGGGGCTGA
- a CDS encoding stage II sporulation protein M translates to MDLDAYSSAHAAEWDRLRTLARQRRFAGRDADELIEHYQAGATQLSAITTSAGQVSQAATLSVLLSRARLRFTGATAEPLAQLARYATREVPAALYRIRHLTIAIAVAFVAVATLYAVWVATNPDVLAAIGPYDDLRRYAEEDFVGYYSESGEAVFGLQVFSNNAWIATQAVAFGITGVFVPFVLFQNAQGLGISAGIMTEFDRLDVFFLNILPHGQLEIYAIFVAGAGGLMIFWAWVSPGPRTRLQALAEDGRALFAVIGGLVAALLVSGIIEGYVTRQDWPDVIRIGIGTVALVAFLLYQWMLGGRAYRDGETGDLDPISRGARVVVGH, encoded by the coding sequence ATGGATCTCGACGCTTACTCCTCAGCCCACGCCGCCGAATGGGATCGGCTGCGCACGCTGGCGCGCCAGCGCCGTTTCGCGGGCCGTGACGCCGATGAGCTCATTGAGCACTACCAGGCGGGGGCCACGCAGCTCTCGGCCATCACGACGAGCGCCGGGCAGGTCTCGCAGGCGGCGACCCTCAGCGTGCTGCTGTCGCGCGCCCGGCTGCGCTTCACGGGCGCGACCGCCGAGCCGCTCGCCCAGCTGGCCCGCTACGCGACGCGAGAGGTGCCGGCGGCGCTGTACCGCATCCGCCATCTGACGATTGCGATCGCCGTGGCCTTCGTGGCCGTCGCGACGCTCTATGCCGTCTGGGTCGCGACGAACCCCGACGTGCTCGCCGCGATCGGGCCCTATGACGACCTTCGCCGCTACGCCGAAGAAGACTTCGTCGGCTACTACAGCGAGTCGGGCGAGGCTGTGTTCGGCCTGCAGGTGTTCAGCAACAACGCGTGGATCGCCACGCAGGCCGTCGCCTTCGGCATCACCGGGGTGTTCGTGCCGTTCGTGCTCTTCCAGAATGCGCAGGGGCTCGGCATCAGCGCGGGCATCATGACCGAGTTCGACCGGCTCGACGTGTTCTTTCTCAACATCCTTCCCCACGGCCAGCTCGAGATCTACGCGATCTTCGTGGCGGGCGCAGGCGGCCTCATGATCTTCTGGGCCTGGGTGTCGCCCGGCCCCCGCACGCGGCTGCAGGCGCTCGCCGAAGACGGCCGGGCGCTGTTCGCCGTCATCGGCGGGCTCGTCGCCGCTCTGCTCGTGAGCGGCATCATCGAGGGCTACGTCACGCGGCAAGACTGGCCAGATGTCATTCGCATCGGCATCGGAACGGTCGCCTTGGTCGCGTTTCTGCTCTACCAGTGGATGCTCGGCGGGCGCGCCTACCGCGACGGCGAGACGGGCGACCTCGACCCGATCAGCCGCGGCGCGCGAGTCGTCGTCGGCCACTAG
- a CDS encoding DUF58 domain-containing protein, with translation MAITGWFVLLVALGVVPVVALVDVAPAGLVLLAWLGLCLLLMVVDLMLAASPRALRLQRQTDARVRLTETASATLYVTNPSRRTLRGIIRDAWEPSAGARPTRQRVLVPAGERRALVTALTPWRRGERRAVLVTVRAIGPLRLAGRQASIRVPGEITVLPEFASRKHLPSRLARLRELDGRTSVMVRGQGTEFDSLREYVRGDDVRSIDWRATARRSGGPGPGGAPAQTLMVRTWRPERDRHVVVIVDSGRTAAARIADETRLDTAFESTLLLSALADRAGDRIDVAVFDRRVRGRVQGARGAALLTKLVEMMAPVDPELLETDWTAVPALVRSMTSQRSLVVLATPLESPGATRGLLAVLPQLTTKHLVLVAAVTDPALIDAAGQRADRASVYRAAAAERALLDAERVAAAVRRLGGDVVSGAPLDLPPAVADRYLAYKAAGRL, from the coding sequence ATGGCCATCACCGGCTGGTTCGTGCTGCTCGTCGCCCTCGGCGTCGTGCCCGTCGTCGCGCTCGTCGACGTCGCGCCCGCGGGCCTCGTGCTGCTCGCCTGGCTCGGGCTCTGCCTGCTGCTCATGGTCGTCGACCTGATGCTGGCCGCGTCACCCCGCGCCCTGCGCCTGCAGCGGCAGACGGATGCCCGCGTGCGCCTCACCGAGACCGCGAGCGCGACGCTCTACGTCACGAACCCCTCGCGGCGCACGCTGCGCGGCATCATCCGCGATGCGTGGGAACCGTCGGCCGGTGCCCGGCCGACGCGGCAGCGCGTGCTCGTGCCCGCCGGGGAGCGCCGCGCACTCGTGACCGCGCTCACGCCCTGGCGTCGCGGTGAACGCCGAGCCGTGCTGGTCACCGTGCGGGCGATCGGGCCGCTGCGGCTGGCCGGGCGTCAGGCGAGCATCCGCGTGCCCGGAGAAATCACGGTGCTGCCCGAGTTCGCGTCGCGCAAGCATCTGCCCTCACGACTGGCGCGGCTGCGCGAGCTCGACGGACGCACGAGTGTCATGGTGCGCGGCCAGGGCACCGAGTTCGACAGCCTGCGCGAGTATGTGCGCGGCGACGACGTGCGCTCGATCGATTGGCGTGCGACGGCGCGGCGCTCGGGCGGTCCGGGGCCGGGCGGCGCCCCTGCGCAGACCCTCATGGTGCGCACCTGGCGACCCGAGCGCGACCGGCACGTCGTCGTGATCGTCGACTCGGGTCGCACGGCCGCCGCGCGCATCGCCGACGAGACCCGACTCGACACCGCCTTCGAGTCGACGCTGCTGCTGAGCGCCCTCGCCGATCGCGCAGGCGACCGCATCGACGTCGCCGTGTTCGACCGGCGCGTGCGTGGCAGGGTGCAGGGTGCGCGTGGCGCTGCCCTCTTGACGAAGCTCGTCGAGATGATGGCACCGGTCGACCCCGAGCTGCTCGAGACCGACTGGACTGCCGTGCCCGCCCTCGTGCGCTCGATGACGTCGCAGCGCTCGCTCGTCGTGCTCGCGACACCGCTCGAGTCGCCCGGAGCCACGCGCGGGCTGCTCGCCGTGCTGCCGCAACTCACCACGAAGCACCTCGTGCTCGTCGCGGCCGTCACCGACCCCGCGCTCATCGACGCGGCGGGCCAGCGCGCCGACCGCGCATCGGTCTACCGCGCCGCGGCGGCCGAGCGCGCCCTGCTCGACGCCGAGCGCGTCGCTGCGGCCGTGCGGCGTCTCGGCGGCGACGTCGTGAGCGGCGCCCCGCTCGACCTGCCGCCCGCCGTCGCCGACCGATACCTCGCCTACAAGGCGGCCGGGCGGCTGTAG
- a CDS encoding AAA family ATPase produces MTDTDLRDAFGRVRTEVGKAVVGQDGAVSGLIVALLTGGHVLLEGVPGVAKTLLVRSLSAALDLQTTRVQFTPDLMPGDVTGSVVYDAKAGDFEFRTGPVFTNILLADEINRTPPKTQSALLEAMEERQVTVDGETHALPHPFLVAATQNPVEYEGTYTLPEAQLDRFLLKLVLDLPPRGAELQIMQRHAEGFNPRDLAAAGVSPVVSGDDITTARALVGEVRSSAELLGYLVDLARATRQSPSVKLGVSPRGTTALLAAAKAWAWLQGAEAITPDHVQAMLLPVWRHRIGLRPEAELEGVSADTILRSIVQQVQVPL; encoded by the coding sequence ATGACTGACACAGACCTCCGCGACGCCTTCGGGCGCGTTCGCACCGAAGTCGGCAAGGCCGTCGTCGGCCAAGACGGCGCCGTGAGCGGCCTCATCGTCGCCCTGCTGACGGGCGGGCACGTGCTGCTCGAGGGCGTGCCGGGCGTGGCCAAGACCCTGCTCGTGCGTTCGCTCAGCGCGGCGCTCGACCTGCAGACCACGCGCGTGCAGTTCACCCCCGACCTCATGCCGGGCGACGTCACGGGCTCGGTGGTCTACGACGCGAAGGCGGGCGACTTCGAGTTTCGTACGGGGCCGGTGTTCACGAACATCTTGCTCGCCGACGAGATCAACCGCACTCCCCCGAAGACGCAGTCAGCCCTGCTCGAGGCGATGGAAGAGCGGCAGGTCACCGTCGACGGCGAGACCCACGCTCTGCCGCACCCGTTCTTGGTCGCGGCGACCCAGAACCCCGTCGAGTACGAGGGCACCTACACGCTGCCCGAGGCGCAGCTCGACCGCTTCTTGCTCAAGCTCGTGCTCGACCTGCCCCCGCGCGGGGCCGAGCTGCAGATCATGCAGCGGCACGCCGAGGGCTTCAACCCGCGCGATCTCGCCGCGGCTGGCGTGAGCCCCGTCGTGAGCGGCGACGACATCACGACTGCGCGCGCCCTCGTGGGCGAGGTGCGGTCGTCGGCCGAGCTGCTCGGCTACCTCGTCGACCTCGCGCGCGCGACCCGCCAGAGCCCCTCGGTCAAGCTCGGCGTGAGCCCCCGCGGCACGACGGCGCTGCTCGCCGCGGCGAAGGCCTGGGCCTGGCTGCAGGGTGCCGAGGCCATCACGCCCGACCACGTGCAAGCCATGCTGCTGCCGGTCTGGCGCCACCGCATCGGCCTGCGCCCCGAGGCCGAGCTCGAAGGCGTCTCGGCCGACACGATTCTGCGCTCGATCGTGCAGCAGGTGCAGGTGCCCCTGTGA
- a CDS encoding DUF4350 domain-containing protein produces MTTTSATDYDTSVFAGSSTEIITPTVRRSLRRGLYWAVAIGALLAFGLVMVALNGAGRVAERWGAGETAPSGSRALVEVLRDQGIDVVVTSTLDESRSELEDLSQVDGGPGVTLFVGDARGILGQEQWGEVLGLADHTVIAEPTALALDGLGIDALVADSLDSGDPDAGSPVGDAGGRVTLDAGCRVPAAQRAESISAAGLGYSTLEGTICFDAGQAGAALVSLEVDGRKVTVLGAGTALQNDDITRAGNAALVLGLLGEHETLVWYQPSPADLSTPTFSELTPGWVNPVAWLALLVGLAAAVWRGRRLGPVVIENLPVVVKTTETMEGRARLYAREGSRLRALDALRVGTLRRLAEGLALGRAAGVDDIINAVAGITGRDPQSLRALLVGTEPGSDRDLVHLSDRLLELERQVAKRVALDDDSTTPPERMDS; encoded by the coding sequence ATGACCACCACCTCAGCGACTGACTACGACACGAGCGTGTTCGCGGGTTCGAGCACCGAGATCATCACCCCGACGGTGCGTCGCTCGTTGCGCCGCGGCCTCTACTGGGCTGTCGCGATCGGTGCCCTGCTGGCCTTCGGCCTCGTCATGGTCGCGCTCAACGGCGCCGGCCGGGTCGCCGAGCGCTGGGGTGCGGGCGAGACGGCGCCGTCGGGCTCGCGCGCACTCGTGGAGGTGCTGCGCGATCAGGGCATCGACGTCGTCGTCACGAGCACGCTCGACGAGTCGCGCTCAGAGCTCGAAGACCTCTCGCAGGTCGACGGCGGGCCCGGGGTGACGCTGTTCGTGGGCGACGCCCGCGGCATCCTCGGTCAAGAACAGTGGGGCGAGGTGCTGGGGCTCGCCGACCACACCGTCATCGCCGAGCCGACGGCACTCGCGCTCGACGGACTGGGCATCGACGCACTCGTCGCCGACTCGCTCGACAGCGGCGACCCCGACGCAGGCAGCCCGGTCGGCGATGCCGGCGGCCGCGTGACCCTCGACGCCGGGTGCCGGGTGCCCGCGGCGCAGCGGGCCGAGAGCATCAGCGCCGCCGGGCTCGGCTACAGCACCCTCGAGGGAACGATCTGCTTCGACGCCGGGCAGGCGGGCGCCGCGCTCGTGAGCCTCGAGGTCGACGGCCGGAAGGTGACGGTGCTCGGCGCCGGCACTGCGCTGCAGAACGACGACATCACACGGGCGGGCAACGCGGCCCTCGTGCTGGGGCTGCTCGGCGAGCACGAGACCCTCGTCTGGTACCAGCCCTCGCCCGCCGACCTCAGCACGCCGACGTTCTCTGAGCTCACCCCCGGCTGGGTCAACCCGGTGGCCTGGCTCGCCCTGCTCGTCGGCCTCGCCGCCGCCGTCTGGCGCGGACGCCGGCTCGGCCCCGTGGTCATCGAGAACCTGCCAGTCGTCGTGAAGACCACCGAGACGATGGAGGGGCGTGCGCGCCTTTACGCGCGCGAGGGCTCGCGCCTGCGGGCGCTCGACGCCTTGCGGGTCGGCACGCTGCGACGCCTCGCCGAAGGGCTCGCGCTCGGCCGCGCTGCCGGCGTCGACGACATCATCAACGCCGTGGCGGGCATCACCGGGCGCGACCCTCAGTCGCTACGCGCACTGCTCGTCGGCACCGAGCCCGGCTCTGACCGCGACCTCGTGCACCTGAGCGACCGGCTGCTCGAGCTCGAGCGTCAGGTGGCGAAGCGCGTGGCACTCGACGACGACTCCACGACCCCACCAGAGAGAATGGACTCATGA
- a CDS encoding DUF4129 domain-containing protein produces the protein MSVPVEPDAPDARELLLDELSDPAYAESQPTWFDLLSQAVLDWLGSLRFGEGGAFSPLVLVILLVLGVIAILTAILIYGLPRWRQRSRLDDELFGERDRRTARQLRRDAEKAASAGDWATAIAERYRAIARALDERTIVTTLPGTTAHGFASAAGRQFGEHSTALQRAADRFDEVRYLGQPGDTVGYAFVRELDDAIDRAPSPLPSVGELTGASTVPR, from the coding sequence GTGTCGGTTCCGGTCGAGCCCGATGCTCCGGATGCTCGCGAGTTGCTGCTCGACGAGCTCAGCGACCCGGCCTACGCCGAAAGCCAGCCCACGTGGTTCGACCTGCTCTCGCAGGCCGTGCTCGACTGGCTCGGCAGCCTGAGGTTCGGCGAGGGGGGCGCGTTCTCGCCGCTCGTGCTCGTGATTCTGCTCGTGCTCGGCGTCATCGCGATACTCACCGCGATTCTCATCTACGGCCTGCCGCGCTGGCGGCAGCGCAGCCGCCTCGACGACGAGCTGTTCGGCGAGCGCGACCGCCGCACCGCGCGGCAGCTGCGGCGCGACGCCGAGAAGGCGGCGAGCGCGGGCGACTGGGCCACGGCCATCGCCGAGCGCTACCGGGCCATCGCGCGCGCGCTCGACGAGCGCACGATCGTCACGACCCTGCCCGGCACGACGGCTCACGGTTTCGCGAGCGCCGCGGGCCGTCAGTTCGGCGAGCACTCCACGGCGCTGCAGCGCGCGGCCGACCGCTTCGACGAGGTGCGCTACCTGGGCCAGCCGGGCGACACCGTTGGCTACGCCTTCGTGCGCGAGCTCGATGACGCGATCGACCGTGCACCGTCGCCGCTGCCGAGCGTGGGCGAACTGACCGGTGCGAGCACGGTGCCGCGATGA